The genome window CACAATACAACTCCTACTCCACCGCAACGTATTGTCATATAGTAATCCACTaatgaatgtttttttttttcaccttggGGATATTCCAACCTTTGGACCAAAGTAATTTCTTAAAGTTGTGTAAAGTCTTATCTCAAGAATATATAGCGAAATAACATACGGAGGTCGATCACAAGACCTAGCGGTAACTATCAGATTATAGAACAATCAAACTATTTCGAAATCCACTAATGAATTTACGCGAATAGAAAGTGAATGTAAAGTGTAGACCGTATACACCCAGTAAAATGTGGAGTACATACACAATGctcatattttataatttatacaacAACAAGCACGCATCAGTTGAGTTGTGTATCTAGATGTGTCTGTTTGTATGTACATATACAAGAAATAGTACCCCTTTATGCAGAaagatttcttcaaatttcagtttgtaCCTACTCTAGCTTTTTCACTTCACCAGCTGCCACCCAAgaccgaaattttctgtccCTGGTTCTTTTATATACTTTGTCCCTAGCACTTCCAAACCCAGAGCCTCCTCCATCATCCCAACTTCAGCTTTTGTGTCTGAATTGCTCTGGGCCAGGAAAGGTATTTCCATCATATAGCCCTCTTCTCATTGCTGTTCCTTTGCACAATTCTTCCAGTGCAGCTGCTGCATTTGTTCAttgttctttaattttctttatgactcatttttgtttttccatgAGTAGATATAGATCTGCATTCCAGTTGAAATTAATGCATTGCTTGCGATTTTTAGCTGCAATACTAGTTTGGTTTAGTACGTAAGTGATGGATATGAAGTGGGATTCAATTGTTTAGAAACATTTAGGCTGgactcatgatttttctgctgaATTTCTGGCTCTGTTCTGAGCTTGCTTGAGATCCACCTTGTGGGTTTGTTCAGGCAAGTAATGAGATGTAATTATTGAGATATTATACAACTGATTGACGTATTCCACTGACTACATTCTCTGTTCTTCAAATTTCCATGTGGCTTAGATAGTGGTATGCTTTAAGCTAGTAAATGAAGATCTATGCCTCAATTTGGAGGAGGATTAATTGTTCGGCTCTAAAAAAGGGCTTAATTGCAATTGTGTTATGAAATCTACTTAAAAGCTTGGATTTGCAACTTGGGTTAATTTCCAGATTGCATAGATCTTTTATTTTGAGTCAATTTCAGTTACTGAGATCAGATCTAGTTAGTAGTCATGCAGAAACAGAGCTTCTCGAACATCAACTGAATAcgacatttttttcattttttttttgtgaagggGAAAATGGGAGGTAAATTGTTTTTCATGATTATTTCGATGTTGGTGGTTTGGTGCTCTACATCAGTCAATTCACAATCTGTTGGATCTCCTCCAATCTCAAGTCCAGCACCAGCTCCAGCCCCAGAACATGTGAACCTCACACACTTACTTTCTTATGCTGGTCCATTCCACACCTTCCTTAACTACCTTGAGAAGACCAAAGTCttagaaactttccaaaaccAAGCCAACAATACTGAAGAAGGTATTACAATTTTTGCCCCAACAGATGATGCCTTCTCCAAGCTCAAGAACCCATCTCTGTCTAATCTCACCGATGATCAGATTAAATCAGTCCTCCTTTTCCATGCCTTATCGCATTACTACTCCCTATCAGACTTCAAGAACCTTAGCAAAATGAGCCCGGTGATGACCTATGCCGGTGGACAATACACCTTGAATTTCACAGATGTGTCTGGAGATGTATCTATTGATTCAGGATGGACTAAAACAAAAGTCAGTAGCAGTGTTGTTGCAACTGACCCTATCGCTGTTTATGAGATAAAAAATGTTCTTCTTCCAGAAGCGATTTTTGGCACTGACATTCCACCGACTGCAGCACCCGCACCTGCTCCTCATATTGCCCCTTCTGCAGATACCCCTGTTGCTGATGTTGGTGGGAGCAATTCGTCTCCAAAATCATCTCCGTCTTCCTCTTGCAAGATTAGCAACTTGGGTCTCTTGACTCaattgattttggcaattgcAAGTGGAGTAGTTTTAATGTTCTCCTAAGGGGTGATTTATTCAGCTTTTAATTTATATTGAAAGAAAGAGTTGATTGATGCCTTCATTCCATTGAATTGATATAATGTACAAGAGTTGTAGGTACTAATTATCACCATTATATCAAAGccgaaattttcttgttttgtcattgttaattttgtttttgttgttgacTTGTGAAAGACGTAAAGGGTTTGTTGTTTCTTGGTATAAAGACTCAATTATACTCTTAGGTAGATTGTATCCAGCCCTCTCAAGTCCTGAGCTTTGGCTGATTAAAGATGCCAGAAGCATCCAAACAGATTTTACTAAGTGCCAAATGCGaagtttcaaaatattttcggcCATTTTGTAAAAGgaaatttaagaaattaaagaTAGCAAAAAAAGCAGTTGTAATTTTTGTAGTTGCATCTTGATACTCAATTGCAGCtacctttttcttcattggttTCAATCTGAATACCGTATGATTTTACTCAAGACAGCTACTATATCCAAGTATTTGTAACTTctcttgaatttttcaaaagaaagagagagttcATTTACTTTGTAGCCAACTTCTATAACTCAATGATTATAGCCATTAACATATCCCAACCTACAATGCCATAAAGAGCAGGAAGAATCAACCATATAAGCAGAAATAGAAACTTTATTAATACTTGAACATTCCATCATATGAATAATCTTGTTCTACAAACACatcacttttgaaaaaaaaaaaaatattttgttagACTCAAATACAACTTTAAAACCACTTCTGTTAAGTCTATCAGCTAACACAAGATTCTTCCTCTTGTCCAAAATATGTAGTACATTAGTGAGCACTAATTTCTTGTTGGAAGTAAATTGCAAATCCACAACCCCTTTTTCATGCACCTTGGTGATGTCATGATTGTCCATAACAACTAGATGTCCTTCAGGGGCATCTTCATAGGTCTTAAATATGGACTTATCATCGCATGCATGCATAGTTGCACTAGAGTCATACCATCAATCACTTCAATTGACCGAAGATGAAACTATGTTCAATTCGGAGATCATAGATATTCTCCACTCGATCACCATTGCAATAATCTCTGCAATGTCTTTGTTTTCAACAAGACTTGCTTGGctattattcattttttttgtcacACTCCTTGTAATGCCCTTTTTTGTCACAATTGTAACATTTCCAATTGTTTTTCTTATCCTTTGCGCTTATAGCATTTTGTCTAGAAGATTTTCTCTTCTTAGACCCTTGACCATTGTTGTGATTCTTCCTCTTGTCCACATAGTTCACCTTAGGACTAGATGCTAATTCTTTCTATTGGAAAATCGTCGCATCTTTCTCCATATGGAGGTGCTTCAATATTTGGTCCATCACGAATGATTCAGTTACGTGTAGAGGTTTCTTTTGATAATCATTCCAACTAGGAGGCAACTTTGAAATAATTGCCCTCACTTGCAATGATTCAAAATTCTCAACACCTAGATCTTTATGTTTTGAAATCAAAACTTGTAGATCATGCACTTGATCGAGAACAGAAGGACGCTTAATAATGATAAAGTCAAAATACTTTTTAATAAGAATTTTATCCGCACCTTGCTTTTGAGGAGTATACTTGTACTCCAAAGTGGTCCAAATCTCTCTTGGCAACTTGATAGATGTATACATGTTGTAGAGCATATTTGAGAGAGTATACATGATATGGCCTCTACACAATATTTTGTCATCTTTATGCTTATGTCTTTATGTCTTTAACACTGAAACATCACCGTCTTTTGGCTCCGAAATTGGTTGAAGGTTTAGGTCAAACACATAGGCCATTTTGAGGATGGTGAGAAAGGACAACATTTAACAAGGTTTTACTCGACGGATATCCTTAATTGTTGTATATTCTCATATATAGCAAACATAACATCATTCTTTATTAAAATTTGACCAAGGCACTCAAGTTTTAGAATTAACATGTCTAGACTTGCCATTACACTTTATTTAAGGCTTTAGACATAGTAGTTACACATTGCATGATAAAAAAACTGGAAGCATAGGGTGTGGCTacaaaccctaaaccactttCCCTTTTTACATATGCGGtagtcaaaattttaatttcaacAATTAGCATCTTATGATCACAATATACTCTTGACTGAATTTAAAACAAATGCAATTACCAACATTTGTAGCACCTAAAATCACTTGAGAgtaatacaaatatatatttttcataCTATTGTTTAGGTGATTGCCTTAGATACACATGCACAAAtattgaataatcatcaatcaaagtaataaaatattattaccACATTTGAATGCATGttacacactttttcttatgctatattttgacaaaaaatattATTTCCTATATCCACATATCACAAACTACCAAGCCACAAAAAACAAGAAGATTTAGGCCCCATTTGGGGTTGCTGTACTTTTGATAAAAAGCACTTTTAGGTAGGTACTAAAAATGCTTTTTAAGTGTTTGGTAAATATCATCCCATAAAATTAGAAGTAGAGTTTTTGGTtttaaaagcacttttaacaaaAGCTCAAATGTGATGCTTTTAAAATAGCTTTTGTgatttagaaaaaaatttatatgaacTTGTGATCAATGGCATCAAATTCTGAAGACGATTCAAGATAAAGAGTGGCTAATCCATTGAAATGCAACAAATCCGGATCCCTTCCTTCttttggagtagttttccatagtttgtcattattttattttataactattatgtgtcatttgtttgaaaaatttcagcCATGTGTGTTTCGCTATTTCCAACAAATAGTAtgtggttaattagttaatgtTGAATCGTTAGTTCCATacaataaaggctaaggtcatgtttaCCATAGTTAAGCTAATTTGAattagttagtttcctattctagtcGAATTAGaattttaggaaagtagttaattatTTCCAAGTTGGTTTAAGTCTTTGAGTCTTGTAAAAGGCTATAAATTAGCCTCAAGTGTCAACATTTTTGGGAGTCAAGTCAGATGATGAATAAAATTTaagagttttctctttcttgttccttggaAACATTCCTTGATACAAAATGAGTCATGTCTCCTTtattcaagttttggcttttcAATTCAAAATCACGTTGAGTTGTGGCATCATTCTACCAACAAGtcttggttcgttaattcgttATGTTGTGGGTTGAGATTAAATTCAAGGTTCACACCTCAGGGGTTAGAGGGGTCGAGATTTTCCATTAATTTTGTTCTATAGCTTGATCAAGATAGATCTTTCCGCTGCCTGTGCAATTCGTTTCTCCAAGAGCGGGAGTTTGGGGGTTCAAGTTcgcatcagttggtatcagagtttcgcCTCTTGGTCCAGGTtaatattctttttcttttcttgttttactCTTTATTCTTCTACCAAACCTTACCCAATtcgaaaaaaaaggagaaaaacttGTCACCTTAGGGTTTGAAATTCCACCGctcattctttgtttcctcgTTGAGTCTCCAATCGTGTCTTGTTTTGTGTTGCATCTTGTTTCGTtgtttgtcaaaatttattCGTAGTAACTTGTGTTGAGTCAtattaaagagagagagagagagagagagagagagacgttGTTCATCGGTACTGTAGCAGTTACTGTTCTTCCATCGTGCTGTagcagtactgttcatcatactgtgcagtatttttcatccaaaaaatatttttttcttcataCATTGTGTTTGTCTCTTGTTGTTCTTGAGTCTTGAAGTTTGGTTAGGTGATTTCTTGATATTCTTGAATCATACAAAAAGgatttcttgaaaatcttggaatttttaaaaccctagttcatcTTCTTGGATATTTGTGGctaatttttgtttcttgaagTGGCAagttgaattgaaaaaaaaaagagaaggaaagaaaagagattgatccatgaaaaaaaaggagaaaagaaataaaaaaaggaaagacaagaaaaaaaaaacgaatcCAAGCCAAACAAGAAAATAGTCTTGAATTTGGAAACTTAATTTGACTTGGGTTGTTGCCAAAATCTGGTCACATAAATCCTTCTCCAATTTGGTTTGCTAAACCGCTTGACACACATAGGAAAACTCCTTAAAATAACATCTTGCTTTCCAAAAGTGAATCCAAGAATCAATTGATCTAAACTTCCAAATTCCAACCAAGTACAATTGAGTAGAGTCTCTAAGTTTTCCAAATTTCTGCAAAGTCAATGTCTTATTATTTATAAccatttgtttcttttgttcttgtatAATTTCATACATCTTTTAAGTTATTTTCAAGTTTATTTGAATCAAGTCCCATCAAGTCACAGCCATTCATCTTGAACTCCTAGCCATTACCACTGtgtttattaaattgttaagtcTTCTTGATCAATTGTGAGCAAATTCAATTTGTCTTAAGGATTGTGATCAAAGACTTGAAAGAGTGGTGATATTAATAGAGCATGCTTACTTGAGTGTAAACACAAGAGTGAGTGGATATATGCAAGGGAGTGTTGTGAGGAAATTTCTTTCTTGTCACTAACCATTCTTGTAGATTCACATACACTTTTGGGCGAATGGAGAGAGCCACCTCTAGATATTCAAGTGGAGGACCTTATTACATTCATGATTGACGACGTCATGAGGAGGAATTAAGAGAATATTGAGAAGTTAGTTCTTCTaactttaaaatatatatacagtCTTTCAGCGGTCTTAAAGATCCCAATGCATGCTTAACATGGGCAAAGAAAGTGGAATACTTCTTTGGACATCAATCTTATATTGAGAAGGAGAAGGTAAAATTGGCTACCCATGCTTTTAATCATTATGCTTTAATATGGTGGAATCAATTTGTCAAGAACGTCAATTATGTGAACTACCTTCAATTTCCATTTGGGATGCATTGAAGAAGATAATGCTTAAAAAATATGCTCCTGCTTACTTTGGAGAGTTGTTGCAAAAATTTCACTTACTTAATCAAGGTTCTAAGACCATGGTTGAGTATTTAAAGAGATAGAGTCAATAATGAAGCAAACTGGGATTGAGAAAGATTTAGACAATACCattgatcaatttttgaatgGCTTCAATAGAAAGATTGCTGATCGTATTGAAGTACTACCTCATATGAAGTTGAGGGATGTAGTAAGTATGGCGGTTAAAATTGAAAGGTGacttcaaagaaagaaagagaaggtTTATCTAACAACTTGCATCCCTAAATTGAAGAATAAGTCACATGAGGAATCATGGTGGGACATCTACCAACGTTTACTACATGAGAAGCAAATAAAGGAGAAACTTGAATGCAATACTCAGGCATCTTCTAATATGGACTTTGTAGACACCATTGCCAATGAAAATCCACCTAAACCCATCTTAAGTGGAGTTGAACTTGAAGAAATCATTATTGAACCTGTGGAATGGGAGAAAAAAGTTGAGAGCAAATTCAATAATATACAAAGTGTGAATGTATATGAAGTAAAAGTCGAGGGAAGTGATAATGAAAAAGAGTTCTCTTGAGAGTACATAAGTGAGAGTGAGAACATAAGTGAGAGTTCTCTTGAGATCGAGAGTATACTTGTAAAAACTGAGGGAATTAGTGAGAGTACTTATTTGTCCACTAATAATCTTaactttgctttgtttagtgtttcctattttgtgcaggttaagcaaTGTGCAATTGCCTTAGTCTTAAGTTGTTCTATTCGTATATCTATTGGAtagttagagaaatttcacgAAGTTGGAGTCTTGAGTGTTGCTTCATTTAGCTATGAACATGTGTTCAAACTTCAAGTTAGGGATAGTTTATTTGTTGATCACCCAATTGCCGTATCAAAGGGAGTAACTACACTTGAACTTTGTCCCACACTTTCTTATAATTTTGATAATACTGTTCCAATCTTTCTTTGTCCATTTTTTAGTTCGTTCGATACTAACTTCATTGTTTCATTTGTAGATTCCAAAGCTGTCCATTCTTATTTAGTTTCATCCATACAAGATATGCAAAGTTGTAAAGATGTGCCACATAAACATCAACTAGTGATGGATTGTACTACCTTGCATAACCAAATTAGGAGTTTTTCTAATCTACTTGAGCATTActatgaagatccctatctagtagATGCAAATGGTAGGTTTTCAAGTGATTTCATACCTATAAGTATTTActatttaatttcttttgtaGGTGCCGAATTTACAATCCGTAACAAAGATTTCATGTTAGTGGTTATAGAGATTGTTCGTGAACATCTTAGAGTAAAGTGGCATTACAATCAGTTTCGGATACATTGGTACATCCCTTGGTTGAAAACTTTGCTTGTGATTTCCTTACACTTATATAAGCGTCATGCAATGTCGTATGCTCGCATGAAGGTGTTGCTCGAAGTGCTACACTTTCTCCAATCTgttgatttgagggcaaatcactttcaagaggaggggaatgatacgagcATATGATCAATGGCATCAAATTCCAAAGATGATTCAAGATAAAGAACAGCTGATCCATTGAAGTTCAACAAATCTAGATCCCTTCCTTGgtttggagtagttttccatAGTTTGTCATTATTTTATCTTATAACCATTATGTGTCATttgtttggaaaatttcagccatTTGTGTTTCACTATTTCCAACAAATAATATGCGATTAATTAGATAATGTAGAGTCGTTAGTTTCAtaaaataaaggctaaggtcatgttgaacatagttaagccaatttgagttagttagtttcctattctagtcgagttagagttttaggaaagtagttaattatTTTCAAGTTGGTTTAGGTCTTTGAGTCTTATAAAAAGTTATAAATAAGCCTCAAGTGTCAACATTTTTGGGAGTCAAGTCAAAtgatgaataaaatttgaaagttttctctttctttttccttgggaACGTTCCATGACACagtttggcttatcaattcaagactacgttgaattgtggcgcTGTTCTACCAACAAGTCTTGGTTCGCCAATTTGTTAGGTATTGGGTTGAGAATAAATTCAAGGTTCACACCTCAGGGGTTAGAAGGGTTGAGATTTTTCCATCAACTTGATTCCATAACCTAATCAAGATAGATCATTCCATTTCTTTAAGAATGGGAGTTTGGGGATTCGAGTTTGCAtcataaaatatcaaatttaatcattttatcttatattatgaatcaaataaagagataaacacttttaaaaattttcaaattatatatTATCCAATACAACAAGTACTTATTGAAGTATATCTCCAAAGAATATATTTAAAAGCACTTAAATAGTtaataaatacttttattaaaGACTCTAATGGGGAAGTGCTTTTCAATAAGCTGTTGCAATCTCAAACGGGTCCTTAATCAAATCAGTAGAATTGACACACTTATTAATAACCATGTTAAACATATCATGTAACCTTGTTTGACAAGTACACCATTGTTGGACAATTTCAATTACTCTTTGTCTTTTGAACtagtatttttgtccaaaattcttCTCCCTATTGTTCAACATAGGATGAGCATCCACTATGAATGCGTTGTTAATATGAAGACATTTCCTTTGATAGTCATTTCAACTTAGAGTAATTTTCCAATAATTATGCCATTCATGAAATGACACAAAAGTTCCACTTCATGATCTTCTAAATTATGTAAAGATCATTATTAGGCCAATGAGAGAAAAAATTTGTTGAAtacaaaattcaaataaatttaACTAGAAATTTATCTGCACCTGATGCGAGTTTTCTTGTACTCTAACACAATCCAAATTTCTCTAAGGGTTTAATCATGAAGTAAAGTTGTAAAAATAATTCATGAGACTCTCTACATAGCACTTCATCCATTTTACATTTCTTTCATCTCCCTACTATCATCATCCTATGAAGGAGAGATCGGTTGCAATACAGAATCATATTTGAGTAAATTTCCAATAGTAGTCCCTTGCACCAaacttgtgaggacccgaaaatttacttatttttatagaatattacaggaatatttaaatgattattcactcattttctacgaattatttattttgaccattttaaatccatttatatggaacgacgcctctttatatttttaaagcgttttgttgaaaaattcgctTTTCGAAAGTTTGTTTAGTCCGGAACGACGGGTGCACGTTTTCctaggctatacttgaatcgggagtgtattaatattggagaattaagaacgatcaataatagattaagaaaggttaaattgaagaattaatactcaattcacgtgaggactcgtaaaattattatttttaaacccctaattttggctcaattaattatctatttgaatttttgccccgaatattaatttctatccttattagacctaaatatatggaattatagcttcattatatttttaaagtgacttgtttcaaaaattaattttttggaagctcgtttagcgAAAATAGCGAAAAcgtgtttggaaattttaaccgattgagagtacattAAGTtcggaaaattggagacatgtacaatggtcgtaaaataggtaaatttaggtttaagtactcaagtgatagttagtggtacgatcgttataagaatttctcgaaggtttcactttatcgcgtctaaattggaaatacgcgttttcgcgcgcgcgcttaattgagagactttagaccattattttgggacaattaagagtgaataatatttgtatgaatataagtgcattagcggtttagtgcactagtgaaacaaatgtaagaggaatcgagcacaaaacgcgcgcgtatgcGTACTATTTGCGTTTGACTTTTCGCACCTAAGCTCTTAGCCTTCAAGCTTCCGTAGCAAGCTAAAATCAGATCAAAAcatctctttttcctctcattttggCTGAGCAACAGCTGAAGCAAAACACCTTCAAGTTTTGCAAATTTCACCTCCAAATCTTGCTCAAACCTTCActaaattcaaccaaaatttaactacactTAGCTCAACACTTGGGAAGTCCATCTAGCTGCAAAAGAAAGGAgttttccacggttttcttcagGCTTCAAAGGGCTGAAAATTCTGACTTGAACAACCaccaaagtaggtaatgatccaacACTCTAAACTTGTCCTATGGAGGTTAAATTACACATATGAGCTTGAATCTTCACATGGGTAGcttgtattgttggaaaattttgatggtgggctctatgaactcccacccttggcTTGTTGGCTGAtgaaatgattgatgatggatataGTGTTGGTTTAGTGTTTGAAATGATGGATTAACGGTgtataattagtagaaacttcaaggaACTCATGGGatagaaatttctgattttgcccctgccttgttcggttattttaaggccaatttttgatgatctaatggcttgaatatgatgtttatatgttgtattagatgtgtaaaaattttcattggaaaacattaacgtttggttgggcaaatgaatttatttgtgaactAGTCAAGCTGGAAAACTGTTTTCGGATAACCCTGTCCAGCAGTAGCATATTGACCATAACTTTGTCCttcgatgtcgaaatcgagttctgtcagtggcatttgaaactagacatctatacctttccaacggtataaaatgcacattctggttccatgtgtgtgagccgaaccattcgttttaagatagctgtcctgtttctctgttctgctggaatgaattgtagaggcagcaacttgaggctcaatttcgagctggttgtTTACCAAGTTTCAAAACGTTTTCTTCTGCGAATTTTTATCcctatgaatgtagtttccaacgccataaaccatgctcaattccgagttaaattgagtgagttatgatcaaaatacggtgaccgccctgttcttgaaaacccttggatttggacagatttgatgtgagacttgttgtggttctactaaatgaaattcttggtgttaaacacATACccaatgtaccatgaatgttccttaaaCATTTCTTTCAcatatgaaccatgattggaggattttcttagccaaacgattggatttgggaagaaaaggattaaaggcagattgccttaagaatttttccaaactttggttggttggttaaccacctttccgaaggtatttttccacgaaatttgatagagagatatcCTTcttataggagtattatactgccaattttggtaccaatccaagttcgtttcgatacctaactaaacttccaatgttggaagttcaaatctggaaattcttctccagtcttgaattttcccaactttgagctgccgtatctcggtactcgaaactccgattctagATCCGCTTGTTCCGTCCaaaacctcacttgcaactctaattgagttacaaatttcagaggttgattcgcaacgtgtgaattttgccgaattttcaaagttgg of Coffea arabica cultivar ET-39 chromosome 5c, Coffea Arabica ET-39 HiFi, whole genome shotgun sequence contains these proteins:
- the LOC113688801 gene encoding fasciclin-like arabinogalactan protein 7; the protein is MGGKLFFMIISMLVVWCSTSVNSQSVGSPPISSPAPAPAPEHVNLTHLLSYAGPFHTFLNYLEKTKVLETFQNQANNTEEGITIFAPTDDAFSKLKNPSLSNLTDDQIKSVLLFHALSHYYSLSDFKNLSKMSPVMTYAGGQYTLNFTDVSGDVSIDSGWTKTKVSSSVVATDPIAVYEIKNVLLPEAIFGTDIPPTAAPAPAPHIAPSADTPVADVGGSNSSPKSSPSSSCKISNLGLLTQLILAIASGVVLMFS